A single window of Ctenopharyngodon idella isolate HZGC_01 chromosome 24, HZGC01, whole genome shotgun sequence DNA harbors:
- the slc25a44a gene encoding solute carrier family 25 member 44a, whose amino-acid sequence MMQQKRNIRIIEWEDLDKRKFYSLGVFMTMTTRATVYPFTLIRTRLQVQKGKSLYNGTFDAFFKILKAEGARGLYRGFMVNSFTLISGQAYITTYELVRKYVSCYSSNNTVKSLVAGGAASLVAQSITVPIDVVSQQLMVQGQGCQLTRFKLKPKMAVATSKHKVTFGQTRDIVVQIFHADGFRGFYRGYVASLLTYIPNSAVWWPFYHFYAEQLSKLAPADCPHLLLQAVAGPMAAATASTLTNPMDVVRARVQVEGRSSVIETFKQLMAEEGVWGLTKGLSARIISSMPTSVMIVIGYETLKRLSLRPELVDSRHW is encoded by the exons ATGATGCAACAAAAGCGCAACATTCGGATCATCGAATGGGAGGATCTGGACAAGAGGAAGTTCTACTCACTGGGCGTCTTCATGACCATGACCACACGGGCCACCGTCTACCCATTCACCCTGATCCGCACCAGACTTCAGGTCCAGAAGGGAAAGTCGCTCTATAACGGCACCTTCGACGCCTTCTTTAAGATTCTGAAGGCCGAGGGGGCGCGTGGCCTCTACCGAGGGTTCATGGTCAACTCGTTCACACTGATCTCAGGTCAGGCCTACATCACTACCTATGAGTTGGTAAGGAAATACGTGTCCTGTTACTCGTCCAATAACACGGTCAAGTCTCTGGTGGCGGGCGGAGCGGCGTCACTGGTGGCCCAAAGCATCACGGTGCCCATCGACGTGGTGTCCCAGCAGCTGATGGTGCAAGGTCAGGGGTGTCAGCTCACACGCTTTAAACTCAAGCCCAAGATGGCAGTGGCCACGTCCAAACATAAAGTCACATTTGGTCAGACTAGAGACATTGTGGTTCAAATTTTTCACGCGGATGGATTTCGGGGGTTTTATCGTGGATATGTGGCGTCGCTGCTCACCTACATACCCAACAGCGCTGTCTGGTGGCCCTTTTATCACTTTTATGCAg AGCAGCTCTCCAAACTGGCCCCGGCTGACTGTCCGCACCTCCTCCTGCAGGCCGTGGCGGGACCGATGGCTGCAGCTACAGCCTCCACCCTGACCAACCCCATGGACGTGGTCCGAGCCAGAGTACAG gTTGAAGGTCGTTCGTCTGTGATCGAGACGTTTAAGCAGCTCATGGCTGAAGAGGGTGTGTGGGGTCTCACGAAGGGTCTGTCCGCACGCATCATTTCCTCCATGCCCACGTCTGTCATGATCGTCATAGGTTACGAGACACTAAAGAGACTCAGTCTGCGCCCTGAACTGGTGGACAGCAGACACTGGTGA
- the skic8 gene encoding SKI8 subunit of superkiller complex protein, translating to MSTQYSILFKQEHAHEDAIWTAAWGRSEKDGSETIVTGSLDDLVKVWKWTDEKLELQWTLEGHQLGVVSVDISQNGAIAASSSLDAHIRLWDLETGKQIKSMDAGPVDAWAVAFSPDSKYIATGSHLGKVNIFGVESGKKEHSLDTRGKFILSIAYSPDGKHLATGAIDGIINIFDIATGKLLHTLEGHAMPIRSLTFSPDSQLLVTASDDGYIKIYDVQHANLAGTLSGHGSWVLNVAFSPDDTHFVSSSSDKSVKVWDTSSRSCVNTFFDHQDQVWSVKYNPTGSKIVSAGDDRAIHIYDCPK from the exons ATGAGCACACAG tacaGTATACTATTCAAGCAGGAGCATG CTCATGAAGATGCCATCTGGACGGCGGCATGGGGTCGCAGTGAGAAGGACGGGTCAGAAACCATTGTGACCGGCTCTTTGGACGACCTGGTAAAAGTGTGGAAATG GACGGATGAAAAGCTGGAGCTGCAGTGGACGCTGGAGGGTCACCAGCTGGGCGTGGTGTCGGTGGACATCAGTCAGAACGGAGCGATCGCCGCCTCCAGCTCTCTTGACGCTCACATTCGGCTCTGGGACCTGGAGACTGGTAAACAGATCAAGTCCATGGACGCAGGCCCAG TTGATGCCTGGGCGGTCGCCTTTTCTCCTGACTCCAAATACATCGCCACCGGCAGCCATCTAGGGAAGGTCAACATCTTCGGCGTGGAAAGCGGGAAAAAGGAGCACTCACTGGACACCAGAGGGAAATTCATTCTGAGCATTGCCTAT AGTCCAGATGGAAAGCACTTAGCCACTGGTGCAATAGACGGAATCATTAATATCTTTGATATTGCGACTGGGAAACTCCTGCACACGCTGGAAG GTCATGCGATGCCTATCAGGTCTCTGACCTTTTCTCCAGACTCTCAGCTGCTGGTAACCGCATCAGATGATGGCTACATCAAGATTTATGACGT GCAGCACGCTAACCTGGCCGGGACACTCAGCGGTCACGGATCCTGGGTACTGAACGTGGCCTTCTCACCCGACGACACACACTTTGTGTCCAG TTCGTCCGATAAGAGTGTGAAggtgtgggacacgagcagcaGATCATGTGTGAACACATTCTTTGATCATCAGGACCAG gtttGGAGTGTGAAATACAACCCCACAGGCTCAAAAATCGTCTCTGCGGGTGATGACAGAGCCATCCACATTTACGACTGTCCGAAATGA